A region from the Candidatus Poribacteria bacterium genome encodes:
- a CDS encoding LamG domain-containing protein encodes MTRPTIRLAVGITLLFAMQASSSAREVAGLVLALPFGEGKGATVADGSGNGNDGKIKGGVKWTTGKYGGGLQFDGNDGVVEVPDSKSLQFTDGLTVAVWIKPTLKGDEWQLLGSKGADAKEFFEVLLSPNGFLWMGWMFQNAQRIVPAQSPKEVKPDVWQHVAVAWDPKQFWTVYLDGEPLIEYPKQDDKLVPNTDPVLIGTELNLKRYYNGVMDDWALFNRGLTQKEIKSVMGGLDALLPVDPLGRSATTWGRLKAGRGPRA; translated from the coding sequence ATGACGCGTCCTACCATTCGTCTTGCTGTCGGAATCACGCTTCTGTTCGCGATGCAGGCGTCGTCCTCGGCGAGGGAGGTCGCCGGATTGGTACTCGCGTTGCCGTTCGGCGAGGGTAAAGGGGCGACGGTCGCCGACGGGTCGGGCAACGGCAACGACGGGAAGATCAAAGGCGGCGTCAAGTGGACGACGGGCAAGTACGGCGGCGGGTTGCAGTTCGACGGGAACGACGGCGTCGTCGAGGTTCCCGACAGCAAGTCGCTCCAGTTCACCGACGGACTGACGGTCGCCGTGTGGATCAAGCCGACGCTCAAGGGCGATGAGTGGCAGCTTCTCGGGTCGAAGGGAGCCGACGCCAAAGAGTTCTTCGAGGTTCTCCTGAGTCCGAACGGGTTCCTGTGGATGGGATGGATGTTCCAGAACGCCCAGCGAATCGTGCCGGCGCAGAGCCCGAAGGAGGTGAAGCCTGACGTGTGGCAGCACGTCGCCGTCGCGTGGGACCCGAAGCAGTTCTGGACGGTCTATCTCGACGGGGAGCCGCTCATCGAATATCCGAAGCAGGACGACAAGCTCGTCCCCAACACCGATCCCGTGCTCATCGGCACGGAGCTCAACCTGAAGCGGTACTACAACGGCGTCATGGACGACTGGGCGCTGTTCAATCGCGGGCTGACCCAGAAGGAGATCAAGTCCGTGATGGGCGGACTCGACGCGCTGCTGCCGGTCGATCCGCTCGGGCGCTCCGCGACGACGTGGGGGCGCCTGAAGGCGGGCAGGGGTCCGAGAGCCTAG
- a CDS encoding LamG domain-containing protein, whose protein sequence is MSRESLTPEQETTMHRSVMICVAFCTALAFSAQAKIDPATLVGAWTLDEGKGAAFKDASGNNNNGEVVGAKWVDGKDGKALEFDGSNHARIPASPTTDDYRDGFTYALWVKPTAVPGNPNTRVMERNWHNPTIQIGATDFYASVVQGGGIGNGIRGGIHKVGSWTFVALTHDGKTLKLYVDGELVNQSDVGQPDMTRDADGGSIWFAQWKGGPGWDFKGAVDEVSVHNAPLPDANIKDLMKGGLKGILAVSPAGRMAATWGSLKR, encoded by the coding sequence ATGAGCCGAGAGAGCTTGACACCAGAGCAGGAGACGACGATGCACCGATCCGTCATGATCTGTGTGGCTTTCTGCACGGCGCTCGCCTTCAGCGCGCAGGCGAAGATCGACCCCGCGACCCTCGTCGGGGCGTGGACGCTGGACGAGGGCAAGGGAGCCGCCTTCAAAGACGCTTCCGGCAACAACAACAACGGCGAAGTCGTCGGCGCGAAGTGGGTGGACGGCAAAGACGGCAAGGCTCTCGAGTTCGACGGATCCAACCACGCCCGCATCCCTGCGAGCCCGACGACGGACGACTACCGCGACGGGTTCACTTATGCCCTGTGGGTCAAGCCCACCGCCGTGCCGGGCAACCCGAACACGCGCGTCATGGAGCGGAACTGGCACAACCCGACCATCCAGATCGGCGCGACGGATTTCTACGCGAGCGTCGTCCAGGGCGGCGGGATCGGCAACGGCATTCGCGGCGGCATCCACAAGGTCGGATCGTGGACCTTCGTCGCCCTGACCCACGACGGCAAGACCCTCAAGCTCTACGTCGATGGCGAACTCGTCAACCAGTCGGACGTCGGTCAGCCCGACATGACCCGCGACGCCGACGGCGGCTCCATCTGGTTCGCCCAATGGAAGGGCGGACCCGGATGGGACTTCAAGGGAGCCGTCGATGAGGTCTCGGTGCATAACGCGCCTCTCCCGGACGCCAACATCAAAGACCTGATGAAGGGCGGTTTGAAGGGCATTCTGGCGGTCTCTCCGGCGGGACGCATGGCGGCGACGTGGGGCAGCCTGAAGCGCTGA
- a CDS encoding DUF2283 domain-containing protein codes for MRVRYDPETDAFAIVLDDTEPIIESEEVLPGLVVDFNAKEQIAGLEFLGAKALLPGSVHERLRRAAESSAQSGSSTLAV; via the coding sequence ATGAGAGTCCGCTACGATCCCGAAACGGACGCCTTCGCCATTGTGCTCGACGACACCGAGCCCATCATCGAATCGGAAGAGGTGTTGCCGGGGTTGGTCGTGGACTTCAACGCCAAGGAGCAGATCGCAGGTCTGGAGTTCCTCGGCGCGAAGGCGCTGCTGCCCGGCAGCGTCCATGAGCGGCTTCGGCGCGCGGCGGAGAGTTCCGCCCAAAGTGGGTCATCGACGCTCGCGGTCTAG
- a CDS encoding CTP synthase: MKHKMIFVTGGVVSSIGKGITTAALGRLLTNRGYRVHALKIDPYINVDAGTMNPFQHGEVFVTNDGAETDLDLGNYERFLGTELSGLSNFTSGAVYRSVIEKEREGKFLGETVQLIPHITNEIKDRIYRLARESRADVLICEVGGTIGDFETPPFVEAMRQVRMEMGIPNTLLMHVTLVVSVAWGEVKTKPTQHSVRELLSLGVQPDMLICRTKQPLSRSIREKISQSCGVPLNAVIEACDVDCIEEIPLILEEQGVGELVVERLSLPATHIASEDWARMVHRLKNPEGHARIAVVGKYTTHGDAYLSVQEALKHGGIANDAQVEIKWVDSESLTGESDLDAAFADVSGILVPGGYGIRGIEGMIVAARHARERRIPYLGLCLGMQCMVIEFARNVAGLERANSREFDEETPHPVVDLMETQVRRTEKGGTQRLGIYPCVLSDENTIAYQGYRQPIIVERHRHRYEVNNTYRQRLQAHGIVWSGLSPGEDLVEIAELADHPHMLGCQFHPEFRSKPLEPHPLFVGFVRAALGYVPAKEG; the protein is encoded by the coding sequence ATGAAGCACAAGATGATCTTCGTGACGGGCGGCGTCGTGTCCTCCATCGGGAAGGGCATTACCACTGCCGCTCTGGGCAGGTTGCTGACCAATCGCGGCTATCGCGTCCACGCGCTCAAGATCGATCCGTACATCAACGTCGACGCCGGCACGATGAACCCCTTCCAGCACGGCGAGGTGTTCGTCACCAACGACGGCGCGGAGACCGACCTGGACCTGGGCAACTACGAGCGGTTCCTGGGAACCGAGTTGTCGGGGCTCTCCAACTTCACCAGCGGAGCCGTCTACCGCTCCGTCATCGAGAAGGAACGCGAGGGGAAGTTCCTCGGTGAGACCGTCCAGCTCATCCCGCATATCACCAACGAGATCAAGGATCGCATCTACCGATTGGCTCGTGAAAGCCGCGCTGACGTGCTCATCTGCGAGGTGGGCGGAACCATCGGCGACTTCGAGACACCGCCGTTCGTCGAGGCGATGCGCCAGGTCCGCATGGAGATGGGCATTCCGAACACACTCCTGATGCATGTGACGCTCGTGGTCTCCGTCGCCTGGGGCGAGGTGAAGACGAAGCCGACGCAGCACAGCGTCCGCGAACTCCTCTCGCTGGGCGTTCAGCCGGACATGCTCATCTGCCGGACGAAGCAGCCGCTGTCCCGCTCCATCCGCGAGAAGATCTCGCAGTCGTGCGGCGTTCCACTCAACGCGGTCATCGAGGCGTGCGACGTCGATTGCATCGAGGAGATTCCGCTGATCCTCGAAGAGCAGGGCGTCGGCGAGCTCGTGGTCGAGCGCCTCAGCCTGCCTGCGACGCATATCGCATCCGAAGACTGGGCGCGGATGGTACACCGGCTCAAGAACCCGGAGGGACACGCGCGGATCGCCGTCGTCGGGAAGTACACGACCCACGGCGACGCCTATCTGAGCGTGCAGGAAGCCCTGAAGCACGGCGGCATCGCCAACGACGCCCAAGTCGAGATCAAGTGGGTCGATTCGGAATCGCTCACCGGAGAAAGCGATCTGGACGCCGCGTTCGCCGATGTGAGTGGCATCCTGGTTCCCGGCGGATACGGGATTCGCGGGATCGAGGGCATGATCGTCGCCGCCCGCCACGCCCGCGAGCGCCGAATCCCCTACCTGGGGCTCTGCCTCGGCATGCAGTGCATGGTGATCGAGTTCGCCCGAAACGTGGCAGGTCTCGAACGCGCCAACAGCCGAGAGTTCGACGAAGAGACGCCGCATCCCGTCGTCGATCTCATGGAGACGCAGGTTCGCCGCACCGAAAAGGGCGGAACCCAGCGGCTGGGCATCTACCCGTGCGTGCTTTCCGACGAGAACACCATCGCCTACCAGGGCTACCGCCAGCCGATCATCGTCGAGCGGCATCGCCATCGCTACGAAGTGAACAACACCTATCGCCAGCGGCTCCAGGCGCACGGGATCGTGTGGAGCGGGCTCTCTCCCGGCGAAGACCTCGTCGAGATCGCGGAGTTGGCGGACCACCCGCACATGCTGGGATGCCAGTTCCATCCGGAGTTTCGCTCGAAGCCACTGGAACCGCATCCGCTCTTCGTCGGATTCGTGCGAGCCGCGCTGGGGTACGTTCCCGCCAAGGAAGGCTGA